The nucleotide sequence ATAAACTCAATCGATGGTTTTGAGAAAGCCAAAGAAACTTATCATGAAATGGTCGATATGTTCAACTCGGGTGGTTTCAATTTAACCAAATGGATCTCCAATGACActaaatttctaaatgaagttcctagctctcataaaaatccgcacgcaattaattttgattcagaTGCTCAAGACGTTACAAAAATAGTAGGAATGCAGTGGCATCCTAAACTcgatacttttacttttaaaatcaacGCTAAGGAAAGTCCACGCGATTATACAAAACGCTTAATTCTTTCGATTACCGCGCGCCTGTTCGATCCAATCGGTCTAATAGGTCCTGTTACCGCTTTTATGAAACTTCTCGTCCAAGAATGTTGGAAATTAAATCTCGACTGGGATACTCCAGTACCCAGCTCAATCGCTCAACAGTTTGAACAATTTTGTAATGAACTACCACATTTAGAACAAATCAAAATTCCACGCTACGTAGGGATGAACTCTGAATCCCATGTAACGCTCATAGGTTTTTCTGACGCTAGTGAAAGATGCTATGGAGCCGCCGTTTACATACGCGTAAGTTCAGATGAACATTCTTCTGGCTCTGTTCATTTGCTCGCTTCAAAATCTAGAGTCGCACCGCTTAAGAAAACATCACTCGCTCGACTCGAGCTTTGCGCATCTCTTCTATTagccagtttaattgatttgatacGTGAAACTCTTAGTAAGcgctgcaaaataaataatatttacgcATTTTCTGACGCAACAGTAGCCCTTTCATGGCTTCATTCTCCCGCATATAAATACCATACATTCGTTGCCAATAGGATTACCgaaattaattcaaagttaTCTGCTGAACattggtatcatataaaaggacgcGAAAATCCTGCGGACATTATATCTCGTCCAGTCACGCCGAAAGAATTATTAGAACGCAAACTTTGGTTTAACGCTCCTCAGTGGACAACGCATCCTATATCGCGATGGCCTATAACGCCTTTTCAAGTAAACgctcataatgaaaattttgaagaagcaAAAATTACTGTTCTAGCAGTTGAAACTTCTGTTTCCGACACTCAACATCCGATTGATATCTTAGCCGAACGCTCTTCTAGCTGGTCTAAATTATTGCGCACCATTGTTTACATGTTAAGATTCTCCAAACGCTTAAAATCACGCGGTTCTATTACAGTTTCAGATCTAGATTTTGCAGAAACTTACATAATTCGCtatgttcaaaataaacatttttctcaagatattcacgctctcaaaaataataaaccttgCTCGAAATCGATCTTAAAACTTAACCCATTTCTCGCAGACGACATCATCAGAGTTGGTGGTCGTTTAAGCAATTCGCAATTAAATTTTGGTCAAAAACATCCAATAATCTTACCTTCTAAAGACCGCATCACTCAACTAATAgttgattattatcatatcactaATTTGCATACAGGACCCGCGTTATTACTCTCTTTACTCAGACAGAAGTTCTGGATCATTGCTGCCAGAAACTTGGTTCGACAACGTGTACACAAATGCAATATTTGTTTTCGCACCAACCCTCAATCTACTTTTCCACAAATGGGAGAGTTACCCGCTTTTAGAGTAGCGCAAGTTAAAGCCTTCGTTCACACCGCTGTGGACTACATGGGACCTTTCTTTGTAACTCACATTCGCCGCCGAGGTATTAAAAGTCATAAAGCGTACGTCTGCATATTTACATGCATGACTACCAAGGCAGTACACCTAGAATTAGTCTCAGATCTTAGTTCTGACTTATTTCTTGCAGCTTTTTTAAGACTAAGCGCACGCAAAGGCCCTGTAAGTCTAATATACAGCGATGGAGCTACTACTTTCTTTGGAGCTAAACGCAAATTAGATGAACTTTACACTCTCATACAGTCCAATGCttataaaaatttcattgagaATCGCCTCGCAGAACATCGTATTCAATTTAAGCATAGCCCGCCTTACGGCCCGCATTTTAATGGTCTTAGCGAAATTAACGTTCGCTGTGTAAAAACGCATTTATACAAGGTAGTAGGGACACAAATCCTTACTTATgaagaattaaatacaattataattcaaatcgaaaacttattaaatagtagaccattatgtattttaagctcTGATCCGTCAGATCTTTCCGCACTTACGCCCAATCATTTTCTCAATCTCACTCCCGCAAAATATTTACCTTTCGAGGATTTAACGGATATTCCCGACAGCCGCTTATCCCGCTATCAATTGTTAACTAAAATTACTTGTTCTTTCTGGAAACGCTGGAGCCAagaatatttgacttctttacAACACAGACAAAAGTGGAATACTCCATCCAACCCTGTGAGTCTTGGAGCTGTTGTTGTAATCAAAGACTCCAACGTTCATCCTCTTTGCTGGCCTCTAGGAGTTATAGAAGAACTCTATCCAGGGAAAGACAGTATAATTCGAGCAGTCAAAGTTAGAACGCGTTCCGGAAGCTACATCAGACCTGTAGTTCGGATATGCCCTCTACCTTCTCAATAGGCTGCTATTAACGCTATTAACTCTATTTAAACACTTTAAacgctataatttttatctctctCTTGCAATTCATTCTGTTTAGAGGATTACCTCTAGGCGGGGGAAGTTGTAAGCGccctctagttacttaagttattattatatatttaattacgctatcatacatacacacatacaaacactcacgcacacataaaattccatcctattacccgctctcacaccccgctcctgtcagttacctttgaaccggcgtttacgcacgtcgagtctgaaacccgctaactgcgtgacgcccgctgtacaaacgccacgcgccgcttgtgtaaaaaactcatataacgctaaattaatcacgcaaaacccgctattaaactgtaaaaacgctacgctaagtaaataacttaaaatcacataaactttaaaattaagtgaagtgttctgcgaatcagtgcttcgaagaaactatccacggaatacgagaaagggaagactccaaaccaccggtgacctaacctgcctaaatccaggtatttatcctacaGTTACTAAACTAACaattgctcgcgacttcgtccgagttGAATGTGAATGTACTAGATAAGGTACGTGCTGCCATTAACATAAGCTCTTCGTACATGAGTTAAgtatacagggttactggtaatatgtcggcaatctgttaagggggtgtaggcgaagtaatttgcaaccaaatgacccctaatgacccctaggcaaatgtcaaccattttcgagtaatttgactttttgtgttttttagaagaatttgaggtatgcaactttgaaaattattaaaaaaaaaccaatgcatgatttttttttattttattattatttgcttgctaacacttcaatacataataatcaatcATAAAATGATACatatctttaatagtttttaaatcacagctacaaatctgtacaagtttcataatttacaccaggtggtctgacaaaaatggtcgatttatgtaaaaaattactgaagaactttatcggcagaacacatgaaaaacatgtacaacttctcagctatccaacgagatacaatatggtaccagaaattagaaattggccgaaaaaaatgcaattattgtgaaaaaatgaaatcgtcttaagaatacgaaataatatctcaacgtcgaattttatggtaatattcttatttcttatttaagatgagtaatgagttataattaatcttacaattcattttcgaagtataaaactctaaaaataacactctaaaaataatgagagttccaagaatgacatttttaatcctttgtgtgaacacgtgcaccaatcagcgctctcggataagaagagcttaaaaacattatctagtgactggatagaaaaaacaaaggcataaatagccagatttgcctaacatttttcagagaataggataataattaaagcactggcaagtacaataacattaggtgaagggtgggatccttaacttatttaattgtattgtatttataaattcttagacttaaaagataagacatttaaaatgtttcataatttttgcaaaactgcaaaaatttaCAGTTTGCTTGTGCCACTTGTACTGTACAGATCATCTCtacctaagttggtacctacatcattgtgAATTTGGAAGTGAATTGACCAGGCTTTTTCTTATGGACTGTTTCTGGCATACTCTGTGATTTGGCTTGTGATTggactctgatttattgctctcCCGACAATTTGGCGCGTCAAAAGGACTAATGGCTGCAGAAAGAACCCAGTACTCCAATGAGGAATACGCCAATATCCTTTTTTGTTATGGATATTGTGACGGCAATGCTTTGGCCGCTCGCCGTGAATATCTTCGCCGATTTCCTCCTCAGAGGAGGCCCAATTCCTTGGCCAGCAAGATGTCCAGACCTGACACCTATGGACTATTATGTCTGGGGACATATGAAGAGCCTAGTGTACGATGTCTCACCAGTGCCATCAgtcgaagaattgaaaattagaataataaatgcagctaattcaataagaaccaatttgacaagtaatgtagtaaaatctcaattaagaaaaagaatgcgcctgtgcataagaaatagagggtcacattttgaaaatgaactttagaatttagttttaatggcttagtgtaacttatctacgtaattattttaaacttcctaaacgattattgtaatttttgattgcagacgatttcgtctttttaacaataattgtattttttttcggccattttctgatttctggtaccatattgtatctcgttgggtagctgagaagttgtacatgtttttcatgtgttctgccgataaagttcttcagtaattttttacataaatcgaccatttttgtcagaccacctggtgtaaaatatgaaacttgtacagatttgtagctgtgatttgaaaactattaaagataagtgtcattttatggttgatcattatgtattgaagtgttagcaagcaaataataataataataaaaaaattcatgcattggtttttttttataaattttcaaagttgcatacctcaaattcttctaaaaaacacaaaaagtcaaattactcgaaaatggttgacattcgcctaggggtcataaggggtcatttgattgcaaattacttcgcccacacccccttaacggattgccgacatattaccagtaaccctgtagATATATTGAGCTTACCTAAGATGCATAAATCTTATTCAAGAAAATATTCTAAGACAAAATCATGTCTGCAAATTCGTTCGCATACATCGATGGTTCGCATGGATTAGTGActaaaaatcccctgggaacgcggtgattttccaggataaaaagcaaCACAGTCTCCAGAATGCACACTATCTCTGTACCCGtcgaaatcagttaaacagatcaACCGTGAGAAGATAACATGATAGtcagacacattttcgtatttaccTACAGTATTAGTGTGCCTGtttttttatacatggcataatattgtatatcaaatctttgaaaagagcaaccgccgagtttcttgctggttcttctcggtaggaaaggcattctgaaccagtggtagatgcttttgacgattcaaaagaacttgtaaaagtctaattgaataaaaatgttttgaatttgaatttgtggtAATAATCGCATCTGAATCCAACTACAAGTTAGAAACTTATGAGCACGCAGACAAACGCAGTCTACGACTTTGTTTTACATAAGTACTCTAattacagtcttattcataaaaatcccttaatataggtttaaaacgttcattagctaaaatgctcattaggcctattaaacgtttcataactttctttattcataaaggttcaataaacctctcacaactaaattctcgctataggctagtttcgctttgttatgttgtcgttctgatgaattcatagacaaaattgcaaaaaaactgggctctacacagaaaagtgacgcaggtgtgacatttgttttcgaatttcggtcaattgtctgagttctggaggatagttaggtattgtcgttcggagttttgttccgatttatttaattataaaaatggaaacaggaaggaatttagaaattagcgttagattttattatactatttaaaaaaaagatgtattaggtaaaagtatgtattagaatttagatacagtacctggacattcatggaataaaatcctttttttttaaattgaaaatattacaataaaacttaaagctagccttatctaattactatgcaaatcatgcccgtgtggaatggtgccaagaatactggctgcatttccacgcttgacagccaggctgatccgttgcgcaaaaaatgagccagcccttttttttacccaaatccttctcggtttatgtagttaggtactgagctgcatcaccgccatatttcttacgttagaagaaatcacatacctatgtaaaagaatgattacatgaaaagaaacttcgaaattaggtagaaacttttaggtacctacttcacgacgtccgtccctagcatcttatggcagttaaaacttgcaactctagttaattaccacagcctctcgaatccagaataaataacgtacaaataataattacaatgcaatgacactagaatcaaccaaaacaaaataacctcacttccaaacaaattatcagctgttaagacaagacggcggccacCTTGTTCTTTAATacgggtttatagtagggttcagcctgttataagttatggagccgttattgaacacttttagcactattgaacgtttatgaatcatgtttttgagaactttgcttataacaagctaataaagcttctacaattttttatgaataagactgttagtATTTAGagaaaaggtacctacctaagctttATAAAACTCGTTCTTggtgtaataaaatatgtttccaTTGGGTTGACCTTTCTTTTTATCATATTGTTATGAGTTCCTCGTTTTTGATACAATCAAACGGATTTCCATTTTAtgagttaaaattattattgcttCATATTTTATGTCGTTATTTGGTAAGTATTTACAAAGTACTGCCTATTTTAATAGAACTTGTGAATTGTCAAAGGAATCAATTTTAATGAGCTTCAAGCTCGTAAACTTTCTAAATGAATGCAAACATTTAAATGCAGagtaaaaagtacaaaatgtattattttaagTCCCCTTGAGTAACCTTCTATATTGATTTACACACCTCGAAATATTTTGATTaggaattttgcatttttacGTACTTACGGTTTTAATttgattatatatttttatgccagGGACAAATCTCTAACTAGATAGGTAGGCATTTAAAAACTCCttgtgatttaataaaaatattaacccTTCCGCGAAACATCGAAAATTACCGTATGTGGAACTTCGGATGGTAAAAATATCTAAgattatctttaaaaaaactacaaaaaaaaaaaaacaaagtgttAGATCTACGTTATAGAGAGAATCTACATGCAAATATTTCTAGACTTAGCAGTTCAAGCTAACAACTAAAAACAGAGTTTATAaaatagaacaagtgtaaattaaaaatttataacacctccgacaagtaaaggttacagtaactagaaaacagctgaaccgattatcttggattatagctaagaacactctcgatcaagccacctttcaaacaaaaatcggttcattagtttaggagctacgatgacacagacagatacacagatacacacgtcaaacttacaacacctctctttttgggtcgggggttaaaaacataggCAAGAAAGAATACGAGCAAATAAAAACGGATATGAAATAAGGGTTTGATTCGAATGTAACAAAGCAACCGTATACCGTAAAGTACGGTGTCTTATGGTATTAAATCTTGAAGGATGTAGGTAACAAATTTCATTTACGGGAGGATTCATACCTTCATACGGTGCCGTTTGACAATCGTCGGTAACTTGTTCGACATGCCGGTGCACACTCGAGCGTGAGTTCCGTAGCATAATGGCTACAACGTGACCGCCCCTTTTAAATCTTAGGTTAGGAACTAGGAAATCTGTCTCTACattataagaaaatatttttggatttttctttttactggcTTGTTATTTTTCTCACGCGTCATTCATCTGCACTTTTATTAGAAgtaaaagtttgtaagtttagaCGTAGGGGGGTAATCTCCGGACTTATgtttagattttgaaaattctttcactgattgGTAGTTTTGTAATCCCTTTGTGATGTGGGCTATaattgtctgtcagcgggctatatctcgtgacccgtaataggtagagagttggcACAGATTGTTTACTTCTAAGTATTACCGTTaagtataacaataaataataaagactTCAAAAtcaccgccatgaaaattaaaaagtattatctCTTGTAgcatggcacggaacccttcgtgtgcgtgtctgactcgcacttgaccgatttttatacaaataaacttttgggagtgcttttgaatctcatttgaatatatCCTACCATTCAATAAGACGAAAATTTAGGCTTCAACACGCCGAACGCGAAGTATTTATaaagcaaataataaattatattgataTGGACGCGTTTTTATACCTCGGGGCAAGATTCGTCAATTAGATGCCGTAATCAATTTGTTCGATCTCGACCAAAATATCGAAAAGTGATTAAATTACCACTCGTAATATAAAAAGTGAAAAGCCAAGTCGTTAAAGATTTTAAAGTCCGATATGCAACTTTCCAAAGAGTCAGCATCTTTGGAAACTTTTCGGCAAACATCTTTCGGGGTCCTAAAATGTGCAATGTAACTTGATAGAGATGGAATACGAATCGAGATATTTAAATTTCACCCGTCAATAGGGTTGTACGATACGATATGatattttcctttttatatGAATTCAGCCATTGCATCGCTAACattttaataggtacattttagccggaaaaatttaaagttttccGGCCTAAAATGTAACTCCAACCAAATTCCATGTGGATGGACTATACCTACCCACactagcttacatcccggaaacgcaacaaaataggctactttttatcccgaaaaatcaaaaagttctcacgggattttcaagaaCCCAAGACTTTAGAGCTAGTGTTGACGACAGTATAATTCATTCAAGCAAAATTATACTTGCACAAAACATCCCTATAAACGTAAACATAGAATCTCATCAAAACCAGTCGGTGTGCAAACTAGTTTTAAATTAGTATGAACTTTGTATTGACGACCAcgagataattttaaaattcctatTCAAATTAATGTGATTCATCCTTattgaaactcaaaaattactttaaaaGAACTACGTACTCCCATTTTTAAAAGGTTCAGCTGCAAATTGCATCTTTGCtttcattcataataatttctagtttttgcttttattcaattaattttaattaaaaccacGCACTCGaccttaaactgcatcatcgcCTATTATTTAATGTGATTGCGGCAGTCAagtttatctttatttatctaaggaaaatagtaaaaaaatgacAAACACAAAGTACGAagtttgatgataataatttaaaaaaataccggtagttaaatcttaaatattatatacgtaCAAAAGTGCAGAagatagatataaataaaatcataataattatgcagAAATTAACGAAAACACATTTCAGTGCAGTTTTATTTGCGGTAAATTGTTTATTgcttgactgatttttaattattaattttattgacttccaaaaaagaggaggttctcaattcgtcggaatctttttttttctattggaGGCAACCCTACATGTCAGCCGGGTCAACGTGGTCgttttatcaaagaaaatagtCTTCACGAATTCCTCATTACTTCCTCACTTCCGAGAGAAGTCACGGATATGTTATTGCCTACGTAACAGACGTGACCGGAATCAGTGACGAATTATTTGACATCGCGATTCATATATTTCAAGTAATTACAGCACTCCTAGCATAACTGGTAGGGCATCATTTCTCGTGAGCATTAGGAAAATCATATCGCTCTGTCAATTTCAATGGCGTATGACCGTGATAATTTTGAAGATAAAAAACACGTGCAAGATAGATAAGTAGAAGTTTATTTGAAGTAACAAATACAAACGAAATTGCacttaataaactaaataaaactaaacttaCGCGAACTACATACTACTGTATGATTTCTATATCAGCTAAAATTCTGCAGCAACAATTCACATAACAGCAATCGAGCCTTTTGGCTATCATGCTCATGACTCTGATGGCATTGGcccgtacctactcgtacctgtTAGGCTAGACCCGCTGAACAGAATATTAAagcattatttatttaccttagtAAATAATCTCTGAAGATCGTTCGTTTTAAATTATCATAGAtctaatagagagagagagagagccagcgcgtgctagACATTCgtgattttataaaagctgaaagttcatCTGCGTATTTCCTCCAGCActgggaggaacgatcagcggcTATGACGTTTGGATTATGGTGACTTTGGGAGATATCatgtaataaaggtgtaaaaaatcttaaaaaagttatcgtctaattttttttacattttctatggATCAGTAGGTATTAGAAATCaaatcatgcattgccagacacttagcaTCGTGGCAACCCTctcaaacttttaaactttaagggcgtctggcacGGGGTTACCATAATTTTGATAACAGAAGCCtctgcacattaaattttcaTATCCCAGCTCAGCGACTGGTGTTGACCTCCGAAACCTAAAATTCCGGTCAAAATTAAACTATGAATTTTGTCTGCGGTTACAGTAACATAAAATACGCAATCATTTGCCGCTGTTACAACTAGGGCATATCAATCTCAGTCATGATCGAATAGGTTGCAATAAATTGACATTTTGCGTCAAACCAATTtgcctttaatttaaaaaccaaTGCTGTTAAAATGATTAGTAGACGGCTATACACACCGCCGCTGTCGTTAAATTAACCCCCTATAATAAACATTATTGTTACATTTCGTGATTGTGTGACTGATAATATCAGTAGGTAGGGTAACTTTGATTGATGTtgtgaaacaaaatattacggtaggtattgtaaggttatttttaaaatattgatttgagttgtcaaaaataatataaaattattaatttacctaatgcaggtagtttgataaaatcgatatttggctcattcgatgtcatacaatctgttgctaggaggtcaacaagattgaacttgcataaatacgggtgtttcgaaggttttagtttagtctccttccgagattcggggcgatatcgcatattttcggtttttgtattgtgaactggataattagatgttgtgatagcaatcacgctctaattaaattatttattttggcattagttttttttagattaaaactctcggataacctctacacattgaacctgatgttttttgtgttggtttgagaggacattccaataattcgataaaaatatttaaataatacctgcttttctgagtgacgtcaataattcagaagcgggacgtgtctcacgttgtcttaatttcgctttggtatctttttgtaaacaacccacatttgattaaaatttttattgagtttgatttggtgattaaaatttttagttttttttttaaagaatttagtcttttgtgaagtggaaagtaacttgcagtaagtaattcagatttcgtgtacatcgaatgagaggttagtcgtttggatttattattgatttgatattaaaactgatagttcggcagttcatggataggttttaatgatttgacggagggcaggatagcccatgatttggatttgacttagggcagggaagcccgcgactgacatgacaagattgattagaaacacgaggacgtgttaaattcaggacggccgaactgtaaggttatttttaaaatattgatttgagttgtcaaaaataatataaaattattaatttacctaatgcaggtagtttgataaaatcgatatttggctcattcgatgtcatacaatctgttgctaggaggtcaacaagattgaacttgcataaatacgggt is from Maniola jurtina chromosome 14, ilManJurt1.1, whole genome shotgun sequence and encodes:
- the LOC123872017 gene encoding uncharacterized protein LOC123872017; translated protein: MRVVRQLAEDSIDRYPLAANEATHHMYMDDYINSIDGFEKAKETYHEMVDMFNSGGFNLTKWISNDTKFLNEVPSSHKNPHAINFDSDAQDVTKIVGMQWHPKLDTFTFKINAKESPRDYTKRLILSITARLFDPIGLIGPVTAFMKLLVQECWKLNLDWDTPVPSSIAQQFEQFCNELPHLEQIKIPRYVGMNSESHVTLIGFSDASERCYGAAVYIRVSSDEHSSGSVHLLASKSRVAPLKKTSLARLELCASLLLASLIDLIRETLSKRCKINNIYAFSDATVALSWLHSPAYKYHTFVANRITEINSKLSAEHWYHIKGRENPADIISRPVTPKELLERKLWFNAPQWTTHPISRWPITPFQVNAHNENFEEAKITVLAVETSVSDTQHPIDILAERSSSWSKLLRTIVYMLRFSKRKLDELYTLIQSNAYKNFIENRLAEHRIQFKHSPPYGPHFNGLSEINVRCVKTHLYKVVGTQILTYEELNTIIIQIENLLNSRPLCILSSDPSDLSALTPNHFLNLTPAKYLPFEDLTDIPDSRLSRYQLLTKITCSFWKRWSQEYLTSLQHRQKWNTPSNPVSLGAVVVIKDSNVHPLCWPLGVIEELYPGKDSIIRAVKVRTRSGSYIRPVVRICPLPSQ